AGTGCTTTACCGTTTGAATCTCAAATTAACTTAATCTTAGAGTGGGCAACGAGTAAAGTTAGTAAATTTGTTTGTGTGGCTAACACTCATATGCTAGTAGAAGCTTACTGGCATCCAGAGTTTGCCAAAGTTTTGAAGAATGCAGACCTTGTGACTCCTGATGGAATGCCTTTAGTCTGGATGTTGAAGTTGTTGGGAGCGCGTACCCAAAATCGTGTTGCGGGAATAGATATTCTTTTATCTTTATGTAAACTCGCTCCTTTGAAGAACGTGAGCATATTTTTCTTAGGTTCTGAAACACCAGTTTTAGAGAAAATGAGAGAGCGCTTGGCGCGGGATTTCCCTAACTTGAAAATTGCTGGTATGGAGCCTTTGCCGTTTCATCCACTGACGCGCGCAGAAGATGAAGCTTTGGTTGAAAAAATTCATCATAGTGGTGCTGGGATTGTTTTGGTCGCTTTAGGTTGCCCGAAACAGGAATATTGGATGCAGCAACATCAAGGTAAAATCCGAGCAGTAACGATCGGATTGGGGGGAGCATTTCCTGTTTATGCAGGAGATCGAAAAAGAGCGCCCCATTGGTTGCGTTTTGGTGGTGGCGAGTGGTTGTATCGGTGGCTGCAAGAACCACTGAGACTATCGAGTCGATATGGTCAAACTATCCCAGTATTTACTTTGCTAGCTTTCAAGCAAATACTATTGTGTTACTTAGTAAAATCTCAAGGTTCATGAAATTTGATGATGTAGCGATCGCTAGTCACTGGCAATTTGCCAATAACTAACGACAGCTAACTAAACGACAATCAGAATTCTCCTGCGAGAGCGGGAATACATCGTTCGCACAAGAGCGGATGTGCTTGAGATGCGCCGACGTGTATAGAATAATTCCAACAGCGATCGCATTTTTTCCCGTCAGCCTTAGCGACCCCAATTCCCAAAGCTTCAGATTGGAAATTATATTTCAATTCTGTTAGGGTTGCGGGAGTATCGAGCAATTCTACCCCAGAAGTGATGAATAAATAGCGTAACTCATCAACACCGTTGGAATGAGTAGATGGCTGTGCGTCCGTACTGGGGTTTAAAAATTGCAGGCGTTGTCGCAAATTAGCATCGGCGACATATAATAGTACCTTTGCTTCGAGAGAAGAACCGATCGCCTTTTCAGTACGTGCTTGTTCTAATACCTTATTCACTTCCGTGCGGAGTTGGCGCAACTGAACCCAAGATTCTGCCAGCTCTGAATTTTGCCATTTGTCCTCTAACTTCACCCAGCCGGATTCAAATACAGATTCATGCGACTTGGGGTAGGGGAGATATTGCCAGATATCCTCTGCCATGTGACACAATACAGGGGCGATCGCTTTGGCTAAGTTTTCTAGGGCAATCTGCAAAACTGTTTGACAACTGCGACGGCGAAACGAATTAGCGGCACTGATATACAGCCGATCCTTGGCAATATCTAAATAGAAACTCGATAAATCTACGACACAGAAATTCTGCACGGTTTGGAAAAAACGGAAGAATTGGTATTTATCAAAAGCTTGTGTTACCTCATTAAATACTTCTGTCATTCGGTGCAGCATATAACGATCCAATTCTGGTAACTGCTCGTATGGTACTGCATCCTTGCTGGGATCGAAATCGTGCAGATTTCCTAGTAAGAAACGAGCCGTGTTGCGAATTTTATTTCTCGCATCCGCTAACTGCTTCAAGATATTTTTACTGATCGGCACGTCGGCGGAATAATCTACCGAAGACACCCACAACCGCAACACATCTGCACCGTAGGGCGGTTCTTCTTTTTGATTTTTACCACCGTCAATAACTACCGTGGGATCGACTCCATTTCCTAAAGACTTGCTCATCTTACGTCCCTGCTCGTCCACGGTATACCCGTGAGTCAAAACAGTTTTGTAAGGTGCGTGACCGTTGGTCGCAACGCTCGTGAGCAAACTAGACTGGAACCAACCGCGATGCTGATCCGATCCTTCCAGATACAGATCGGCTGGATAGGATAATTCCGGTCGCTGTTGAAGGACAGCCGCCCAAGAGGAACCAGAATCAAACCAAACATCCATCGTATCAATACCTTTACGGTATTTTCGCCCGTTATCGCGATACTTTTCTGGGAGCAACTCTTCTACCGACATTTCCCACCAAGCATCCGAGCCTTTTTCGGCAAAGATATTTTGGACGCGCGCGATCGTCTCTTCATTCAGTAGCGGTTCTCCGGTTTCCTCGTCGTAAAATACGGGAATTGGTACGCCCCAACTGCGCTGGCGGGAGATACACCAGTCAGAACGCTCAGCTACCATTGCGGTGATGCGGTTTTCTCCTTGAGCGGGAATCCACCGGACATGGGCGATCTCTTGCAGGGCTGCATCTCGAAATCCTTCTACCGACGCAAACCATTGCTCAGTTGCCCGCAAAATCACGGGTTTTTTCGTCCGCCAATCGTAGGGATACTTGTGGACGTATGGTTCTTCCTTCAGCAGCGAACCAGCTTGTTCTAAAGCTTGAACGACTGCGGCGTTACCTTCCCCTAATACGTTAAGCTTGGCAAATTGTCCGGCTTCTGCTGTAAAGTTACCATCGGCATCGACGGGAGAGAGGATCGGCAAATTATAGCGCATCCCCACTTGATAATCTTCTTGTCCGTGTCCTGGTGCGGTGTGGACGAGTCCCGTACCGGATTCCGTCGTCACGTAGTCGCCGCCAATGACAATCGGGCTTTCGCGATCGCACAAGGGATGGCGATACTTGCAGTGTTCTAGTTCGTAGCCTTTGAATGTAGCTTTGACAGTGAGTTGAGCGCCAAGTGTTACAGATAATCTCTCCACTAAATCCGCCGCAACAATGAGGTATTGTGGATTTTGGTCACGCAAAGACGCGAAGGCGCTAAGGGTGCTTTGCGTCTCTGCGTCTTTGCGTGACATTTCCACCACGGCATAAGTTAAGTCGGGGTTGACTGCAACTGCTAAGTTGGCTGGAATTGTCCAAGGGGTTGTCGTCCAGATGGCTACCCAAAGATGGGGGAGGAAGGATTTGAGTTTGGGGAAGACTGATGGCTCGATGTGAGTCATCGGAAAAGCTGCATAGAGACTGCGGGAGGTGTGTCCTTCGGGATACTCTAGTTCTGCTTCGGCTAGGGCGGTTTTCGAGCTGGGACTCCAGTAAACGGGTTTGAAGCCGCGATAAACGTAGCCTTTTAAGACCATCTGCCCAAATACGCCGATTTGGGCAGCTTCATATTTTGGTTTGAGAGTCAAATAGGAGTTTTCCCAATCACCGATTACCCCCCAGCGTTTGAGGCTGGCGCATTGTTCTTGCATTGCTTTGAGGGCGAAGTCCCGTGCTTTGTGGCGCAGTTCTAAAGGTGTGAGCGAAGCGCGTTCCTGCGGCTTCATGCTTTGGATGACTTTGAGTTCGATAGGCAATCCGTGACAGTCCCAACCGTGAATGCAGCGAACTTTACGCCCTTGTTGGAGTTGATAGCGATTGATGATGTCTTTGAGGATTTTATTCAGGGCATGACCGATATGTAACGAACCATTGGCGTAGGGGGGTCCATCGTGTAAAGTAAAAATCTCGCCAGAATTTTGCTGTGACAGGCGATCGTAAATTTGATTTTCTGCCCAAAACTTTTGGATCTCTGGCTCGCGCTTGGTGGCGTTTGCCCGCATGTCAAATTTGGTTTTGGGCAGGTTTACGGTATCTTTGTAGCTTCCTAGTTCTGTCACAGCTTTGTCTAAAATAGGGACAAGGTTATTCAACTATTTTAGAAGTATTTCTGCGGCAGGATAAGTTCCGTTACAGTTTAATGCAGGCGATCGCATTTTATTTGTAGATGCAGCCATCAATATAACTTCATTTTTTTCGTTGAATGCCCATTGAGTCGCTTCGACAATTTGAGTTGGGACAATTTGAGTTGGGGCAGAATTTACGACGCGATCGGGTATTGTGTTGGAGCGGCTCTCTGCTTCAGGTTCCAGCATCGCCCAATCAGTTAGGACTGTCTCAGCATTGAGTCGTTCTCTCGGGTTAGGTGGTAAGCCGCCGCGTCCATTGACGACGAATTGATTCTCGCTGCCAGTAGCACAA
This window of the Chroococcidiopsis thermalis PCC 7203 genome carries:
- a CDS encoding WecB/TagA/CpsF family glycosyltransferase, whose product is MKNTRQSTLNDRELFSEQHQIQNQSFETLDLEFRVLKVYKKLDVIDSPVSALPFESQINLILEWATSKVSKFVCVANTHMLVEAYWHPEFAKVLKNADLVTPDGMPLVWMLKLLGARTQNRVAGIDILLSLCKLAPLKNVSIFFLGSETPVLEKMRERLARDFPNLKIAGMEPLPFHPLTRAEDEALVEKIHHSGAGIVLVALGCPKQEYWMQQHQGKIRAVTIGLGGAFPVYAGDRKRAPHWLRFGGGEWLYRWLQEPLRLSSRYGQTIPVFTLLAFKQILLCYLVKSQGS
- the ileS gene encoding isoleucine--tRNA ligase; the encoded protein is MTELGSYKDTVNLPKTKFDMRANATKREPEIQKFWAENQIYDRLSQQNSGEIFTLHDGPPYANGSLHIGHALNKILKDIINRYQLQQGRKVRCIHGWDCHGLPIELKVIQSMKPQERASLTPLELRHKARDFALKAMQEQCASLKRWGVIGDWENSYLTLKPKYEAAQIGVFGQMVLKGYVYRGFKPVYWSPSSKTALAEAELEYPEGHTSRSLYAAFPMTHIEPSVFPKLKSFLPHLWVAIWTTTPWTIPANLAVAVNPDLTYAVVEMSRKDAETQSTLSAFASLRDQNPQYLIVAADLVERLSVTLGAQLTVKATFKGYELEHCKYRHPLCDRESPIVIGGDYVTTESGTGLVHTAPGHGQEDYQVGMRYNLPILSPVDADGNFTAEAGQFAKLNVLGEGNAAVVQALEQAGSLLKEEPYVHKYPYDWRTKKPVILRATEQWFASVEGFRDAALQEIAHVRWIPAQGENRITAMVAERSDWCISRQRSWGVPIPVFYDEETGEPLLNEETIARVQNIFAEKGSDAWWEMSVEELLPEKYRDNGRKYRKGIDTMDVWFDSGSSWAAVLQQRPELSYPADLYLEGSDQHRGWFQSSLLTSVATNGHAPYKTVLTHGYTVDEQGRKMSKSLGNGVDPTVVIDGGKNQKEEPPYGADVLRLWVSSVDYSADVPISKNILKQLADARNKIRNTARFLLGNLHDFDPSKDAVPYEQLPELDRYMLHRMTEVFNEVTQAFDKYQFFRFFQTVQNFCVVDLSSFYLDIAKDRLYISAANSFRRRSCQTVLQIALENLAKAIAPVLCHMAEDIWQYLPYPKSHESVFESGWVKLEDKWQNSELAESWVQLRQLRTEVNKVLEQARTEKAIGSSLEAKVLLYVADANLRQRLQFLNPSTDAQPSTHSNGVDELRYLFITSGVELLDTPATLTELKYNFQSEALGIGVAKADGKKCDRCWNYSIHVGASQAHPLLCERCIPALAGEF